The proteins below come from a single Vidua chalybeata isolate OUT-0048 chromosome 1, bVidCha1 merged haplotype, whole genome shotgun sequence genomic window:
- the LOC128793209 gene encoding basic salivary proline-rich protein 2-like: MVGGRARGSASAPWPGRPRSPRRGSSHGPAGPPRHPRPARPGPAAIRPGRRLLLPRHRAAPGSLRERPPSPGTRRHRARDVAAISRGPAGSSLGTRRDRRRDRRGHSGHRHRDQPRCHRDFLGAILGSFQGSPRARQNQPGCHWDPTGIQEGVSGAHRDQPAGLPGSPPGQPCTTRIVSRSALHHQDLLQVSPAPPGSPPGQPCTTRISSRSALHQQDLLQVSPAPPGSPPGQPCTSRIFSRSALHHQDLLQVSPAPPGSPPGSPGPYQAHSWDHQGRNRISPGTHGRSPGPHLDELQDCRDHQGCTWITQGQVISHLPSPWESPSMEWCRSTSGDPAASGMPVHMESSKPHLQLPILRFLRFSQIWEHGVGRRDPQG, encoded by the exons ATGGTGGGtgggcgggcgcggggctccgCAAGTGCCCCCTGGCCGGGGAGGCCCCGCTCGCCCCGTCGGGGCTCCTCACATGGTCCGGCGGGGCCCCCCCGCCACCCgcgcccagcccggcccggccccgccgcgaTCCGCCCCGGCCGCCGGCTCCTCCTCCCGCGGCACCGCGCAGCGCCGGGATCCCTCCGGGAGCGGCCGCCGAGCCCCGGGACGCGCCGGCATCGGGCCCGGGATGTCGCCGCGATcagccgcggccccgccgggagTTCGCTCGGCACACGGCGGGATCGCCGCCGCGACCGCCGAGGCCACAgcgggcaccggcaccgggatCAGCCGCGGTGCCACCGGGACTTTCTTGGGGCCATATTGGGATCATTCCAGGGATCGCCGAGGGCGCGGCAGAATCAGCCTGGGTGTCACTGGGATCCCACCGGGATCCAGGAAGGGGTCAGCGGGGCACACCGGGATCAGCCCGCGGGACTGCCGGGATCTCCTCCAGGTCAGCCCTGCACCACCAGGATCGTCTCCAGGTCAGCCCTGCACCACCAGGATCTCCTCCAGGTGAGCCCTGCACCACCAGGATCTCCTCCAGGTCAGCCCTGCACCACCAGGATCTCCTCCAGGTCAGCCCTGCACCAGCAGGATCTCCTCCAGGTCAGCCCTGCACCACCAGGATCTCCTCCAGGTCAGCCCTGCACCAGCAGAATCTTCTCCAGGTCAGCCCTGCACCACCAGGATCTCCTCCAGGTCAGCCCTGCACCACCAGGATCTCCTCCAG GATCACCAGGACCATACCAGGCTCACTCCTGGGATCACCAGGGCCGCAACAG GATCTCACCAGGAACACATGGGAGATCGCCAGGGCCACACCTGGATGAGCTGCAGGACTGCCGGGATCACCAGGGCTGCACCTGGATCActcagggacag gTCATTTCCCATCTTCCCAGTCCCTGGGAGAGCCCCTCCATGGAATGGTGCCGGAGCACTTCAGGAGACCCAGCTGCTTCCGGGATGCCTGTTCACATGGAATCCTCCAAACCACATTTACAGCTTCCAATATTGAGATTTCTGAGATTTTCCCAGATTTGGGAGCATGGTGTGGGCAggagggacccacagggatga